Within Elizabethkingia sp. JS20170427COW, the genomic segment AAGCTCTTTCAGCCCAGGATAATCTGGGGTAATATCATGAGCTTTTTTTCTTAAAACAGTATCGCCATAGGCGCGGATGGGTAAAATCATCTTTTTGTATCTAAAAAATTTTGCAAAATAAGTGTAGCACTTACTTTATCTATTAAACCTTTTTGTTGTCTATCTTTTTTATTCTTACCACTTTGGCTAATAAAAAAAGAAGCCATCTTACTGGTAAACCTCTCATCCAATCGGTTGATTTTAAGATTAGGAAATTGTTCTGCAAATTTTTGTAAAAAAACTTGAATCTCTTGTTCCACTTCGGAGAGGTTTCCTCTTAAATCTGTAGGGAGTCCTACTACAATT encodes:
- the ruvX gene encoding Holliday junction resolvase RuvX; translated protein: MGQLMALDYGKARTGIAVTDDLQIIASALCTVETPKLMGFLQKYFAENQVEEIVVGLPTDLRGNLSEVEQEIQVFLQKFAEQFPNLKINRLDERFTSKMASFFISQSGKNKKDRQQKGLIDKVSATLILQNFLDTKR